A genome region from Arachis duranensis cultivar V14167 chromosome 8, aradu.V14167.gnm2.J7QH, whole genome shotgun sequence includes the following:
- the LOC107461584 gene encoding eukaryotic translation initiation factor 5-like: MLRPATAVEATALLAGRLRRCSNFEATVVAATGLASFLHRATTVPPRRLCSTASAPPSCSLSRSGSENGDTVNYATVVREVKAYLKKGVAAKELQSHIAAFPVSAQEKMNALLEGLFDVVEKTFGKEEATKRKNHLAGAVAGDDEGSQLLLLNAAEVFCYKKGSNELNEVALILKALYDVDLVEEEHVVHWYSKGLKGDKKDSQIWKNAQPFIDCLRNVESESEEE; encoded by the exons ATGCTTCGTCCAGCCACCGCCGTCGAAGCCACCGCCTTGCTTGCCGGTCGTCTCCGGCGCTGTTCGAACTTCGAAGCCACCGTCGTCGCCGCAACTGGTCTCGCCTCGTTCCTCCATCGCGCAACCACTGTCCCGCCACGTCGCCTCTGTTCCACCGCGTCAGCCCCACCGTCGTGCTCCTTGTCCCGCTCT GGTTCTGAGAATGGTGACACTGTGAACTATGCAACTGTGGTCAGGGAAGTGAAAGCATATTTGAAGAAAGGTGTTGCAGCGAAGGAATTGCAGTCACATATTGCTGCATTTCCTGTATCTGCTCAGGAGAAGATGAATGCACTTCTTGAAGGATTATTTGATGTCGTCGAAAAGACGTTTGGAAAAGaagaagctaccaagaggaagaatCACCTTGCTGGTGCAGTTGCTGGAGATGACGAGGGATCGCAGCTGTTATTGCTCAATGCTGCTGAGGTGTTCTGTTACAAGAAAGGTAGCAATGAGTTGAATGAGGTTGCACTTATTCTGAAAGCCCTCTATGATGTTGATTTGGTGGAGGAAGAGCACGTCGTGCATTGGTATTCAAAGGGACTGAAGGGTGATAAGAAGGACTCTCAGATATGGAAGAATGCTCAACCATTCATTGATTGTCTTCGGAATGTTGAATCAGAATCGGAGGAAGAATGA